CTGAGACTTCTCCCCCAACTGTTCGGGATGAAGTTCCTGCTCAATCCCCGTTGACGCAACCACGTTTTTCTATTACTCTTCTTCTGAATCGGTTGGATTAGCAGGTCCGGCCCCAATTGCGTTTAGCTCTCCGTTGAGTTCTGCAATCAACTGACCGGTCGGACTCTCGAGGTTAATTATAAGGCTGTTACAGTTCCACCTACAAATCTGAACCGGATTTATTCGGATAGCCCTATATCATTCGTACGTGAGATATGGATATGAGCCAAACAGTTTACCCTGATCAACAGACCGCTAAAATTATGATCATGGTCGTCGGTCTTCAAATTTCAGTACTTGGTGTTCAATTTTCTGATTATCTGTTATTACTAGGGGCCGCTCTCACATTTTCCGTAGTTGTGGAACAGGCCCTGTTTTAGATAGGTACATCTGTGCACTATCTTCTAATATTTGATAAAAGGCATCCTCTTCCCCCAAATATAAAGACTTCTCCAACTCATCTAACAATTGTAATGAGATATCCCACCCTTCGCAGTCCAAAAGGATTTGGAGACATATTCCTAATCCTCCTCGGATTTATTGCTCTACTTTGGATTGCCATCCAAGCATTCGATAATATACACGCTCGTCGCATCTATGTACTTGGAGCATTCACCATGCTTGGTTGGGCAGGTTGGGCGATATTATCGATACTCGAAGTCAGTACAGAGGAGAGAGACAAATAGAACCGATTCTGCTTTGAATTTTATGAGAGTTAAGCCGACTCTGTGTCCCCGATGCGGTGTTCGCAATTCACATCAATCCTTCTTCACAACTGGTGGTGGGTGGCGAATTTCTCATTATTACTGCGACAACTGTGGCCAGCGATACAATCCATATATGGATCGGTTTGAGAGACTATGAACAACGAGACATGCCATTTATGAGCATGTCTTTGCTTTTGTGACGTATGACTGTTTATGAAAGCGATCTCCCCGGCGTCGGGAAGAAGTTTGAGGTCGAACTCGACGACGGCGAGCGGCTTGTCATTGTGACTCATAACACAGGGAAGCGGGAGGTGTATTTGAAAGCGGACGCGGACGCGGACAGCGAGAGGGTATTCGATGCCTCAGATCGGCTCGCGCGAAAAATCGGTACAATTCTAGAAGGGGCATACTTCCAGCCGGTGCAGGCCGAACAGGTGGAGACAATGCTCTCTGACGATACCTACCTCGAGTGGTACGGCGTCTCCGAAACCGCCGAAGTGGCCGGCCAGACTCTCGCCGAAGCGGACATCCGCGATAGGACAGGCGTCTCTGTCGTCGCCATTCAGCGCGGCGAGGAGTTGATCTCGCCGCCGACGCCGGAGACGGTCCTCGAGGTCGGTGACACACTGGTCGTCATCGGCGACCGCGAGGACTGCGCCCAGTTCGAGGAACTGCTCGGAGCTGGACTCAAAGAATGATCGTGACGAACGTTCCTTCCAAGGGTGAGAGCTAATGGCAACTGAGACGGCGCTCGTCGACGTTGGAATTCTCTTTACTGCAGTCGCTCTCGCTGGCGTCCTCTCGGGTCGAATCAATCAGTCGGTTATCCCCTTTTATATCATCGTCGGCGTCTTGGTGGGATCGAACGTACTGGGGGAACTCCCCGCGCTCGCCGGCAGCGAGGTCGGGATCGGTGGGGTTGCCGTCACTGTTCCCGAGGTGACGGTTGGGGGCATCGATCTCCTGGGCGCAGTCGGTGGACTCGCACTCGGTGAAACCGACTTCATCGTCGTCGGCGCGGAGATCGGGATCGTCCTCCTCCTGTTCTTCCTTGGTCTCGAGTTCAATTTAAACCGGTTGATCGCGAGTAAGGACCGGATTGGCAAAGCGGGGTCTGTCGATCTCGTCATAAACTTCGGTATCGGATTGGTCTTCGG
This region of Natrinema sp. DC36 genomic DNA includes:
- a CDS encoding TrkA C-terminal domain-containing protein, producing the protein MTVYESDLPGVGKKFEVELDDGERLVIVTHNTGKREVYLKADADADSERVFDASDRLARKIGTILEGAYFQPVQAEQVETMLSDDTYLEWYGVSETAEVAGQTLAEADIRDRTGVSVVAIQRGEELISPPTPETVLEVGDTLVVIGDREDCAQFEELLGAGLKE